From Hypomesus transpacificus isolate Combined female chromosome 3, fHypTra1, whole genome shotgun sequence:
AGGCAGAGCGCAGGTTTAAGGAACAGCAAAACCAGGAGGACCAATCACCGGCCACGGAACAGCCGGAGGGGACTGCCTCATTCGTTAACGTCACCTTTGAGTTGGAGCCAGAGCCCAATCAGACCACACCAGAAGGCCAGAGAGTTCCCgcccccatcccttcctcctgaGACATTCGtttgattataatttgaatctTATGATTTCTATTAAACAGGCGTCCAGGAATAGTTCATGTCCTTATGCTTTGGACatccttatttttattttttcctaAAATGGCTTACTAATTATATTCCTATTTTTTATGGTTACATCCATGAAGATATGATGCAAGTATGCAGATGTATGCAAAATAACAGCTATTTTTAGTTGCTGAATTATCACAAAAACATGAATGTAgctatttgtgtatatatatgtgtgtgtgcgcgcgtgcaatGAACATCACTGTGTCAATGGAACTAGTAATTGCCAGTGAATGAGCACAGTGGATGGTCCTTTGATGCTAATAAGTTGCTGATTTAGAAAAATaccaatttattttatttaggtACGTGACAATGTATTTTCTTCAAGGGTAAACAGTTGTCAGATATGGAATACTGTATGTGGCCTTGTGAAAATCCTCTGCATATACTTGAGATATTGGTGGCATTTCAAAAAGATAGTACTATGCGATGTTACTGAATTATAAAGGAGAATCTTTTCCTCAAGCACCATATGTCCTAATGGAAAGGTGAGTCATGCAGCAGAGTTAGCAGAGCTAGGGATAACCTAGAACCCCTGTACTTTACTTGTGAATTGATGTTAATGGATAGATGAACCAGGACACTGTAGTCCTGTTGTCTGGGCTTGTAAAAGTACTGTTATCGATATACTCTGTATGATTCCTCTACCTACTTAGGGAAGTCAGATCAATGCAAAAAAATATAGGGAAGTCAGATcaatgcaaaaaaaatataGAAATGTATCACAGGGATTGCAAAATACCTTTTCTATTGGTAGAAATGATTTTTATTACAACATTGGTATAAAATATGTGAGatgagtgtatatatatatatactgtacataaagACATTTAATCAAACTGTGTTGCAAAGTCTCTATATTCCCTCTGCAGCAacaagagagggtggagaggaatgGTCTCCCGTAACACATCCTCTTCCTGGTTCAGAATAGGCCCTTGCACGTCCTCTTCCTGGTTCAGAATAGGCCCTTGCACGTCCTCTTCCTGGTTCAGAATAGGCCCTTGCACGTCCTCTTCCTGGTTTAGATCAGGCCCTTGCAGTCGGGCGTTATTGATATCAAGTCTCGTCCATGTCAGAGTTGTTGCTGTCGCTGTCATTGACGACCAGCACCTCCCTGTTCTCGTAGGTCCAGAAGCCGTTGAGGTCTATGAGGATGCTAGTGACGGTGTCTCCCTGGCTGCTGCTCACCAGGTCCTGCAGGGTGATCTTGTACGGATCCCTGGGTTTCACCATGTCAAATATCTCATCCTGGatagaagaagggggggggggtgagctggTTGAAAAGGCTTTCAGAATATAACTGATAAGGTATGGCGTTAGTTTGAACTATGGTATGGCTTGACTGGAAGGAGAGCGCATAGAAAGATGTCTTTAACATTCAGTATGACATCATGTGCTGAGTGCACAGATGGTTCACCTTGACGTCCTGGAATGTCACAGGTTCCTGAGCATGTATCTTCATCTGCTCCTGGatggcctgggggaggggagagggacaggagagcgGGGAGGGGAAAGACGACAgggaagggagaagaggaaaaaacTTATGTGCATTAGTCTGCGAACAGTTCGGCTTCAACTCACCAACTGTAACCGCTACAATCTAGAAAGTCTCCTCACCCTAAAGAAGTAGTTGAGAGCAAAAACATTGAGGTAGCCTTTGTTCTCCATATCCAGCAGCTTGAAGATGTACTGCAGCGCAGCCGGCTCCTTCCTGTTCTCCAGAGCCAGAACAAAGTCCAGGTACGTTTTATAGTCCTGACGTACACACAGGGATGAAGAGGATTAACGGTCAGGATTAAAGAATGTGTTACCAACAAGGTTCAAGTGTTTTGTTCAGTCCTGAATGGAGGAATGGGCTAACACAATAAATAAGAGAGTGTGTTTTGTATAGTAACACTAAACAGATGACTATCAACAGGAAGACAAAAACAGTTATATCAGATGTGTAGCTGATTAGTGACTGGTGTGTTTTGTTTACCATTTCTCCATCATATGTGAGGCACTCCTGGTATACCCGATCTAGGAAGACACCGGTCAGCGTGCCTGTACCGTAGCGAGACAGCTCTTCCTTACTCAACATGCCGTTATGGTCCTTGTCCAGGTTTAAGTACTGTCCTGAAAAAACACAGGAAACAAGAccctcattatcatcatcaaacAACATAAACTAGTTCAGAAACCTGTTTAGAATGTCAAAGATTACAGACAGCATTCTGTTTTTTTACCATAAACCCTCAGGGCAGAAGGGGCTGAGAACCAGTTAGATTCCTGGCTCTCCTTTGACAGCTCCTCATCTCTTAactagaaagggagagagagagagagagagcgagggatagagagagagacagcgagggagagagcgagacagcgCGAGAGAGATAGTATTAGTGATAGGGAGTGCAAAGAACATCCACCAGTCTCCTTCACTCCTGAATGTGTTCTAACCAGTCCCCGGTGGTGCAGCGTGTTTGGGCTGTGCTCCACTAGTGTTACAGTTGAGTGAACCCTCACCTCCAGAAGGTCATCCAGAAAACTGCAGGCTAAAATGTCCTGGATCTTAATCTTTCCTGGAAGGCAGGATAAACAGTCTCTATGTTAGGTTATCCATTGTGACACAGTTAGTGATGAAGAGGCTGGGCATGGTGCTTGTCACAGAGCCACTAGCAAAACATCTTATCAAGACAAGGGGACTCCACTGTTTAAAACAAATGCATCCCAAACATTAATTGTTATGTTTATCAAGGTTATGATAAGAATTATATGATAATATATATGATAAGAGATGATAAGACATGTCAGTAGAATAACCCTTATATGGGTTTACAGTATAAACTGAGCGTGTTcaaaaggtacacacacagaggtatgAAACATAGTGTACACTGTAACATGATGCACACAACATCTTGTTGAGGAGGGAGTCTCACCGGTCCTCAGTGGGtcgaggaagaagaagaacttGCGTACGGCGGTGCATACATAGAAAGAGTAAAAAGACTTCTCCAGGCCGTCTAGCTGGGGCAGTGTGGGAATCAACTCCAAAATGTAGTTTTCCAGGTCCtggacacgtgcacacacacatatcatgaTTCAGACCATGTCATGTTTGGTAAGGCCAAGGTCGTAAGTGTGAGAGTTAAAAACGAGCGTTGAAGATGCTTACAGACTCTCGCAGGTAGCCCTGTCCTGCCACGTCGTACAAACTCAGCCCTATTCTTGTCTGGTGCAGCCACACTGGTCAAGAACACACAAAAGCAGCATTGTGGCCAACAGCAACACAACAGGAACACAGGCTGTCATGTGTTGAAGGTGGTCGACGTCAGGAAAACTGGCAGTGATCAGACTCACCTTTCCTCATGACATAGTTAAAGAACTGCATGATGGAGATGCGTCCGTACGGGTCGTTGTGGAGCAGCTTGGCATAAACTCTGGCTGTGAAGAACTGCCTAAGAAGGGGAAAATGGTGGGTGACATGTTAACAGAAAGATGTACAATGATTTAAAGAGAATACCTGACCATGCATATTAAAATGAATAATAATGAAGTCAACTAATCTTGGCatgtatgtattgtatgtgCTCTTTAAGGCCCCTTTCAGCTTTGCCCCTCCACTCACTTGCACTTCTCCCCGGCAATCTCCCCAACCTTCAGGTAACAGTCATAGCTGATCATGGCCTCCTCTCCAGACAGTGGTGGAACCTGGTGCTTGTCCAGCAGGAACCACAGATTCTAAGCAGAACACAGGAAAGGAAACTATAGTATATGGATTGAAGCAGAAAGATCAGTCCGGTTCACCAAGCCATGATGATCTAGTCAAAAGGATAAACATGTGGATGATGCTGTTACCTGTAACTCCTCATTGTCGAGTAgctccctgctcttcctctgcagaaacacagctctgctctcctccctcaacTTCTGTAGCAACACCTCGTCTTCTGCCGGAAGCTACACGTCAACACGCAACAATCGTCCAGAATCAAGTTAGATCGTCAGTATTTGCCCCACGGGGGTTAAAATACTCACAACAGCAGATTGTGTCTATTAGACACATAGTCTTTCAGAAAGACGTGTTATTGATGGGTTTGAATAAGACAAGCCCAAGAAATGTCAGAAAAGGTTTAAATAGCTTATGTACCCTGTAGTAAAATCGCGGTATGTTTCTGTAGGAACTCTCCTTGCTGCCTCCTCCCTTCCATTCCGTGTAGTACTTAGTGAATAATGCCGTttcctctgtcttcttctcctcttcagtCCTCTCATCTTAATACAAATGTGGGCCATAACACAGGACCATGTAAAATGTTTACAAACTGCAGCCAAACTTTTGTCAGAAAGCAAAGTTTCAAAGTTAGTCAACTCCAACGAGGATCTAACTTTAGGCAGTTAGCTCGTCAACTAGCTAGCCTTAGTAAATAGCTAGCACTAGTTAGGCTAGCTTGTTAGCAAAATAAACCATTACTGGTCCGCTACTGCTCATTTAGCTTACCCTTCTTGGCAGTTGCCAGTCTCCTTTTCAAAATGTCTTTCCAGTGTACCATTCTATCTGTAGACATTTTGGGTTTAGATTATAAAAACATTAAAGACATCTGTCAAGTAGACTCCCAACAATACGGTTGCGCTAGTTCAGCTAGTGACGTCAATTATGGTGACGTCACATGTGCGACACGGACTTTTGCCTCTTTCAATGTTGTGTCTGAAGTTTTATTCAAAACCGTGTTTTACAAAGGAATTATTTATCTGGTGGTGCTTTTGCAGACACTTGTGAGTCTTTTTTGTATGACAAATGCTATGAAATTAATGTGAATATTAATGTGAATAGATATAGATGGATAGTTTGTTGTATAACGTAGGCTACAGTCAACTCTTGCTAGCTAACTAGTGTTGCAAATGCATGTGGTGGTCTTTGCGACAGTCCCGTCGTTTACAATATGGGTTCCATGTTGATATCAAAATCTGGACTTTACTTTAAGTACGGAAACATACTATCTCATCCTAGAACTGTAGGCTGTTCGCAGCTGAGAATTTTGCTTTCTGTTTTCGAAGACAGCAAGCTGCATTCTGCACACTTATTTAGCACAAAAAGAGTGAGCAGACCTTTAGGTTATCAAAACAAGAAAGAAGATAGACAAAAGGACTTCATCATCAGGGAAAGTCCGTCTTTCCCGAAATCTGTGTTTGCAGCAGGGACTGCCAAGAAGACAGCTGAGATCCTGAGAAGGAAAAGTGGCCTCCAGGAAGCGGAGGAATCCGACCCCAGACAGCCCAGGGTGCGAGTGGAGCTCCCCGACCGGCCCCTTACAGCCTCGGAGTGGAGAAAGCTCCAGGAGGCTTCTGGCAACCATGAGCGCTTCCCCATACAGACGATGACTTCACTCTTCGCCCAACGGGCGGAAATCGACGTCGCAAAGTCCCTTCTGGCATTCGTCGCCACGGAGACGGGCACCCTGCCTTACAAGATGCTCCTTCGCTACCTGACGCTGTGCGTGGCGGCTGGCCACCATGGAGAGGTGTTCGACCTTTATGACATCATGACCGGACGTTTCGGCTCGCTGGACACGGGTGCCTACAGCCTCTTCATCAGGGGTTTCAGCCAC
This genomic window contains:
- the ppp2r3c gene encoding serine/threonine-protein phosphatase 2A regulatory subunit B'' subunit gamma, producing MSTDRMVHWKDILKRRLATAKKDERTEEEKKTEETALFTKYYTEWKGGGSKESSYRNIPRFYYRLPAEDEVLLQKLREESRAVFLQRKSRELLDNEELQNLWFLLDKHQVPPLSGEEAMISYDCYLKVGEIAGEKCKQFFTARVYAKLLHNDPYGRISIMQFFNYVMRKVWLHQTRIGLSLYDVAGQGYLRESDLENYILELIPTLPQLDGLEKSFYSFYVCTAVRKFFFFLDPLRTGKIKIQDILACSFLDDLLELRDEELSKESQESNWFSAPSALRVYGQYLNLDKDHNGMLSKEELSRYGTGTLTGVFLDRVYQECLTYDGEMDYKTYLDFVLALENRKEPAALQYIFKLLDMENKGYLNVFALNYFFRAIQEQMKIHAQEPVTFQDVKDEIFDMVKPRDPYKITLQDLVSSSQGDTVTSILIDLNGFWTYENREVLVVNDSDSNNSDMDET